AGATTTTGATACGGGATTCCCGTCTCTTCTGCCATCCTCTTGAAATAACCCACCGTATCCACATCGAGCCGGATCGTCACAGGTCGGCGAAGTTTTTTTGCATAAGGATTCTTCTTGGATTTGCTGAAGTCGTATTCTTTCCTCATAAAAGCTCCTCGTATTGCCGGCTCTCCGGCCTCGTTGCCTTCCGGGCGGAAATGATCCGGATTACTTCGTCACTTTCACGGTAACAATGAACGACGACCAGCAGCCGTACATCGTGTGAAAGACCGAGCAAAACGAACCTATCCTCCCCGTCGGAATGGTCAGGATCGGGCATGAAGCGCGCATTCTCGTCATGAAAAACGCTCTGGCCCTCTTGAACCAGACTCCGTGCTTTCGGAAGTTCGCGCGGTTCTTCGCCTCGTCCCATTCGAACCGTAACTCCATATGTATACTGTCAATATGATAGCAATACGCATGCGGTCAAGCAAACGATTTCGAGCGGAACTGCGTATGGCTTCCGGCCAACAGCTCCGCTCCTCGGCTTCGCCTGCGGTGCTCGGCCGCTTGGCCCTCTCCGCCCAAACGGCTCATTTCATTCGTCTTTTTGCGCTCGTCTGGACACGCACCGCCCTGGCGTGCTGAAAATATGGCGCGTGCCGGAGCGGTCCTTCGGGCACATTGCTCGCACCGTCGTTTAGCCTGTTCCGTCAAACGAAAGGCCCGGTTCAGGGGTTACAATGAGTCCAAAACCCAAGAAAGTTTCCCAATCGAAGCTTTTGCCGCTGGCGAAGCCCTATGCGCCGCCTAGCCCGCTCACCGCGCTGGAGAAAAAAGCCATCATCATTGCCGTGGAATCCGCGTTCATGAAACTTCGCAATCTTTATGAGCGGATAACTCCGGTGTTCGATCAATATGGGTTCAAAGCCCCCTCCGCTGGTGTGATTGCGCGCGATTTGTCGGAGAAGATCGAAACCTCTATCATTCAGCACTGTAAAACCTTCCACCGTGGCCTTGGCTTTGCGGATCTCGCTCGCGGGAAAGATCGTTGGGAAGTTAAAATATGCAAGAATGGCGGTCTCGCCATCAATCAATCTGCTGTTATAAAAGGGGAAAACTACATCGTCGTTAACTATCACCGTGAGACCGAAATAAAGAAAATTTTCATTCTCTGGGCGGCGCAAGATGAGTTCTTTTCAGAACGCAAGCGAAATGCGAATATCCGCCACATGCGTGGAGACGCGGCAAAAGCCCACATCGAAACGATTTTCCCGATCTAACTCGAACCGGGCGCATCGTACAACTTCACATTCACGCTGCGACGTGCCTTGCGGTACGTCCTCGGCCACGCGGGACTCTCGCGGAAACATTTCATTGTTTCTGCTCGCGCCGGTGCGCGCAATTTTGGCAAATTGCTAAGGCGCGCACGGCTGTAATCCGGCCCCGCTACTCGGGCACATGCTCGCTTTGCTCGCACGTCGGTTAGCTCACTACGTTAGCAGAAATGTCCTGCCGAGAGAAAAATCATCCGGCAAAGTCCATACCGGTGATCATGAGAGCTGCCACGCCGCTTCACACGCCATACGCAACACTTTTTGATGCTACAGCAGGAGGGCCTAACGTGCTTGCCGAAACGCAGAGGTCAGGTTTTCCTAGCGCTGGTGCCAGTATCCCCGAATTCAACGCTGGCCGAGATCGCCAATTTATCCATAGACGAGCAATTGGATGCGCTCTCCACTATCTGGGACACAATTGTTGCAAAAGAACCAGTAGATGTGCAAGATGATGTTCGGGACTTACTGGAGCGTCGGCTGGCGGAAGATGCTGAAAAACCTGGCATTCCCTGGCAAGATTTGAAGGCCCAGCTCCTCGCCCGGCTACGGTGACATATTCCCTTTCCGTCTTTGCGGTTATCCACGAAAGTCGACAGTTTCGAAGAATCCTGCGTTAGCGCTGAAACGCCGGGGCATTTCACCGAACTCTCGCTACCAGCTCCGCCCTTCGCGGCACTTCGTTTCGCTACGGTGTTCGGTCCTGGCACTCTCAGCATACGGCTCGTTTCGTTCGCCTTCTTCCTTCGCGCGGTTGCGCGCGGATTTGGGAATATTGGAAGCGCGCGCACCGCGCCGTGCGGCGGACAAATTTGCGCTTCGCGCAAACTTCAGATACACGAACACGTCATACGCAATTGCGCCACTCGGAATAGAAATACTTGACACCCTATCCAATAGGGTATACATTGTTCTGTGACCAGGGAATTTGTCATCCTTGCGGAATTTGACAAGCAATGGGCTCGATTAGGCTTAACAGACGATGATTTACTGGAGCTACAATACTCTCTCTGTCATCATCCAGATGCGGGTAAGGTGGTCTCCGGAACGGGTGGTTTGAGAAAGCTGCGATGGGCGCTTCCTGGTCGCGGAAAACGAGGTGGAGCTAGAGTTGCATACGTGGATATCGTGCTGAAAGAAACAATCTACCTGGTCACGGTTTATCCTAAGAATGAAAAGGATGATCTCTCTGAGACAGAGAAAAAACAGATTCGTAGCTTCATCAAAGCCCTTGCAGGAGAGAAATCATGAAAAAGCAATCAGTTGCTGAAAGCATCCTCAAAGGTCTCGGTGAGGCAGTTCAGTATGAAGCAGGAAAAAAGTCTGCGGGCAGAACTGTAACCATCAAAATCGCGCCACTTCCGAAAATAAGTCGTCAAAAGATTAAGAAGATTCGTGAAAATCTTCATCTTTCTCAACGGCGCTTCGCTGATGTCCTTGGTGTTTCGATCAAAACGGTGGAAGCATGGGAATCCGGTCGGAACAAACCAGCTGGCTCCTCAATTCGACTTTTACAAATTATTGAGAGGCAACCAAAGGTTGTCGGAGAATTCGCTGCAGCAAAATAAGAGCGGCGCAACTGCGTATCACTCTCGTTACAAGCTCCGCCCTTCGTTGCACTTCGTTTCGCTACGGTGTTCGGTCCTGGCGCTCTCAGCAAACGGCTCGTTTCGTTCGTCTTTTTGTCTCGCGCGGTTGCGCGCAGTTTCGGAACATAAGAAGCGTGCGCACCGCGCCGTGCGGCGGACAAATGCACCTTGCGCGCTTCTGGTAACTTCACACGTTAGGCGCCATTGGCCAGCGTCTGAAGCCCTATATATGCTTAGGGGCCAGCCAGAACATGGGTATCCTCCTTCAGATGACGCACGATGGCGTTCGACCTGATCGTCTCATCTCCCTGATCTCTGAAACCCTCTTCCTGCTCGAAGACGAACTTCAGCGCAACTCGCCCACGCCAGCTGACGATACCCTCATCTGGACATTGGCCGCCGAAGCGGCCCTTCTCCTCGAGCAGATTACGAACGCCTTCCCAGCATTACAACTTCAGGGGAATATTGCATTCGTTCGCGCTGCTATCGCCAGGCGCCAGCCGGCTGAGAACATCGCGTTCTTCCTGGCTCGGTCTTTCGATGCCGTCAGGGCGCCCGTAGCCGATCTCTCCGAAGCCGATGTTTCCCGTTTGAGCGCTCCAGTAGAAGCCTTTGTAAGCGCCATCGCGCCCCTGCTATCGGGCCGCTGGTTATCGAAATGCTGGCCAACAGCGGATAACTTCCGGATACCTGCGGCGTCGGCACTGTCGCGCCTCCCTGGGTCTGCGCCCTCTACGGCCAAACGGCTCACGTCGTTTTTCTCATTGGCCTCCGTCCGGATGCGCGCCGTTTGGCGGCAGAATAGATGGCGCGCACCGGATCGGGCTGGACCGCATTTCGCCACCGACGGAACGCCGGCTATCCTCTCCGTTATACGCCCTGAACAACTTGGGGGAAGGATCTTGTGAACAACAGTCATATTCTCGCAGTCGCCCTGGTCTTCGCGAGCTTCTGCAAACCAAGCAGCCTCCCGTCCACAGATCCGCGCAGTGAAGCTGTGGGCTCCTTTGTGCCATACGAGGTGAACCACTTCGTACGCGTCATTGCGAAATCAGGCCTCAATATCCGCGAGCACGCGTCGACGACGGCCGCCGTTGAGATCACCATTCCGTACCCGGTTCATTTTCGCTTGCTGGGTTGCAGTTCCGAATCGACGCTCGTCGATGGAAAGTCAGGGCATTGGTGTTATGCCAATTATTTTCTTCATTCCCGTTCAGGCCATTCAACGGAAATTTCCGGCTGGGTCTTCGACGCGTACATAGGTGCGCCAGACTATCCTGCCGCGCATCTCAATCCTTCTAAGTTCACGGGCGGATGCATCGGCGTCGGGTGCTTTGTTTGCGATGCAAAGGCCTTTGATCCCGACGGAACTTACTGGGATTCGGCATATTGCGATGTGCCGGCGTTC
The DNA window shown above is from Leptospirales bacterium and carries:
- a CDS encoding BrnA antitoxin family protein, with product MRKEYDFSKSKKNPYAKKLRRPVTIRLDVDTVGYFKRMAEETGIPYQNLINLYLADCAAKRKKLDMNWRPAVSAR
- a CDS encoding type II toxin-antitoxin system RelE/ParE family toxin, which codes for MTREFVILAEFDKQWARLGLTDDDLLELQYSLCHHPDAGKVVSGTGGLRKLRWALPGRGKRGGARVAYVDIVLKETIYLVTVYPKNEKDDLSETEKKQIRSFIKALAGEKS
- a CDS encoding type II toxin-antitoxin system MqsA family antitoxin, giving the protein MKKQSVAESILKGLGEAVQYEAGKKSAGRTVTIKIAPLPKISRQKIKKIRENLHLSQRRFADVLGVSIKTVEAWESGRNKPAGSSIRLLQIIERQPKVVGEFAAAK